A single Pseudobdellovibrionaceae bacterium DNA region contains:
- a CDS encoding DUF1513 domain-containing protein: MASNKFNRRDFIKISAGATALGLIGSGCQIAQKNSSASESSSANWTGRLLLPGSIEDKRAVTASKNFDPSTTSFVDVVDVKNGKIVDKRRTYLNIVKIHESIPLPNSPNLAITLPLWGQVAVIFDVVSGKVIREIQADPGHYFAGHLDFYPKENVYVTVERDDKAKGPLTGVLKYRDLESHQIQRTVQIPQNPHDIVIVGDDAIIAHRRSKGRKHNKDNPTGVSVVDLKTGKITWEQSLENDQLMARHIAAASKEAIALCVFRTEDAKKIKGDLYKERFEDSLAGSIQWTELGEERIFLPSGEMTRIGESAGLVMGSSPDVQHLGGNDVEMSADGKIALTSYCESGVVVATDMTSGKPIKVIPGWQFGVAFPTGITLTPDKKFFLIADANSNVGFVSTSNLEPRIDMTVPVRIEPGFARRGVHLSSSELI; encoded by the coding sequence ATGGCTTCTAATAAATTCAATCGACGGGATTTCATCAAGATTAGCGCTGGCGCGACAGCCTTAGGGTTAATTGGCTCGGGCTGCCAAATTGCACAAAAGAATTCGTCTGCCTCTGAATCATCTTCTGCTAACTGGACGGGACGCCTTTTGTTGCCCGGGTCAATTGAAGACAAGAGAGCTGTCACAGCCTCCAAAAACTTTGATCCATCGACGACCTCCTTTGTCGATGTCGTCGACGTGAAAAATGGAAAAATCGTTGATAAGCGACGAACCTACCTCAACATCGTGAAAATTCATGAATCCATTCCCCTGCCTAACAGTCCAAATCTCGCCATAACACTCCCATTATGGGGCCAAGTTGCGGTGATTTTTGATGTCGTTTCGGGAAAAGTCATTCGTGAAATCCAAGCTGACCCTGGCCACTATTTTGCGGGACATTTAGACTTCTATCCGAAAGAAAACGTCTATGTTACGGTTGAACGCGACGACAAAGCCAAGGGTCCTTTAACTGGGGTTTTGAAATACCGGGACTTGGAGTCACACCAAATTCAACGGACCGTCCAAATCCCACAGAACCCACATGATATTGTTATTGTAGGTGACGATGCTATTATTGCCCATCGTCGCAGCAAAGGCCGTAAACATAACAAAGACAATCCCACGGGCGTGTCAGTTGTCGATCTAAAAACCGGCAAAATAACATGGGAACAATCGCTCGAAAACGACCAGTTAATGGCTCGTCATATAGCCGCTGCATCCAAAGAGGCTATCGCTCTTTGCGTTTTTAGAACCGAGGATGCGAAAAAAATCAAGGGGGACCTTTACAAGGAAAGGTTCGAGGACTCCTTGGCGGGCTCAATTCAATGGACAGAACTGGGGGAGGAGCGAATTTTTCTTCCCTCTGGTGAGATGACTAGGATCGGTGAAAGTGCTGGTTTGGTTATGGGGTCCAGCCCGGATGTACAACATTTGGGAGGAAACGACGTGGAGATGTCCGCCGATGGTAAGATCGCATTAACCAGCTACTGCGAAAGCGGTGTCGTGGTTGCGACGGATATGACCTCAGGAAAGCCAATCAAGGTTATTCCCGGGTGGCAGTTTGGAGTCGCATTTCCCACTGGTATTACTTTAACCCCTGATAAAAAGTTTTTTTTGATAGCAGATGCAAATTCAAATGTCGGTTTTGTTTCGACCTCTAACTTGGAACCCAGAATTGATATGACCGTCCCGGTTAGAATTGAGCCTGGATTCGCAAGGAGAGGGGTTCATCTTAGTAGCTCCGAGTTGATTTGA
- a CDS encoding radical SAM protein: MSSRPKLPPPTLKRVYTPYEMSRAQGDGRLVGVALRLPSDCNFDCLYCNAKEIEGTIYHEDVLRFVDESIALGIKSVSFVGEGEPFLYNRAMSPTDPTTYNLLNLVDYLDKRGIHSIIYSNTTYIDKDVAKYLFERDTVVVAKQNALSDDIQEKLTGPGTAKICRDGIKILEEAGFTSGPGESRLSIHTVVTKMNIHEIPDMWIEWRKRNIVPMVQILEMPSNKANNDFLQVHPNELKDLFLKLSILDRKMFGYSWIPRPPIAPYGCTVCSTSAGLRPNGDISICAYTDNILGNIMKDTLVEILNREETKAVRDIDNNLKGFCVGCSINEKLKCSGCRAHQVSLTGDVFASYEFCWNNPEHKETARNEAKAKNGCSPSSPETLDAAAMVKQAK; this comes from the coding sequence ATGAGCTCACGTCCTAAATTGCCTCCACCAACGCTAAAACGGGTTTACACTCCCTACGAAATGAGTCGAGCACAAGGAGACGGGCGCCTGGTTGGCGTGGCCCTTAGGTTGCCTTCAGACTGCAATTTCGACTGCTTATATTGCAATGCTAAAGAGATCGAGGGGACAATTTACCATGAGGACGTACTTCGATTTGTGGATGAATCAATTGCACTCGGTATAAAATCTGTTTCTTTTGTCGGTGAGGGGGAGCCTTTTTTATATAATCGTGCAATGTCACCGACTGACCCGACGACATACAACCTATTAAACTTGGTTGATTACCTCGACAAAAGAGGAATTCATTCGATCATTTATTCGAATACAACTTACATCGACAAAGATGTGGCGAAATATTTGTTCGAGCGAGACACCGTCGTGGTAGCCAAACAAAATGCTTTGAGTGACGATATTCAAGAAAAATTAACTGGCCCGGGAACGGCTAAAATTTGTCGAGATGGAATCAAAATTCTGGAGGAGGCTGGTTTTACCAGCGGCCCCGGAGAATCAAGGCTTTCAATTCATACGGTTGTGACAAAAATGAATATTCACGAGATTCCTGATATGTGGATTGAGTGGAGAAAGCGTAATATTGTCCCGATGGTTCAAATCCTGGAGATGCCCTCAAACAAGGCAAATAACGATTTTCTGCAGGTTCATCCAAATGAGCTTAAGGATCTTTTTCTAAAACTTAGTATCTTGGATCGAAAAATGTTTGGCTATAGCTGGATTCCTCGACCGCCGATTGCGCCCTACGGCTGCACGGTTTGTTCGACTTCAGCTGGGCTGCGGCCAAATGGGGATATTAGTATTTGTGCTTACACCGACAATATTCTTGGCAACATCATGAAAGACACCCTGGTTGAAATTCTCAATCGGGAAGAAACAAAAGCGGTTCGCGATATCGACAATAATCTAAAGGGATTTTGCGTTGGTTGTTCTATAAATGAAAAGCTGAAGTGTTCTGGGTGTCGGGCACACCAGGTTTCCCTGACCGGAGATGTTTTTGCTTCTTATGAGTTTTGTTGGAACAACCCCGAACACAAGGAGACAGCCCGAAATGAGGCCAAAGCAAAAAATGGCTGTTCACCGTCTTCCCCTGAGACATTGGACGCTGCCGCCATGGTCAAGCAGGCGAAGTAA
- a CDS encoding thiamine pyrophosphate-binding protein — translation MTTGQALWKYLANVGVEYIFGIIGRESESMEVPEAVPRFVLFHNEMCAGIAAEVYGRVSGRPQVCFSTMGPGVTNLLTGVASAFKDRSPLLAVSAQSETYEQHPDTHQYLDSVGLMGPVTKGAWEVTSAEELYPILDKAFQKMIEPRKGPCFVSLPADLFAEEYAHQERMSTAQKIEPYVDWSGLDDFVRILENSSQPLIVCGNAALYGETPGLVEKLASSMNIPVATSLAGKGVISERHPLSMGCFTKYIEEFFDYSLGNEIFAKVDTLILVGYDHGEDLTPKLWKSNPPKQILRINPVDDGLESLFPESCLIVDPELDRPIREILNRVSSKKELGIDVARLRSLRDARAGENFTTGTNCMSPFRAVRVVQNGLPEEALVTVDVGLHKHICGQIFESARPLSYIGSNGLATMGFGLPAAIGAKLAHPDRPVLTFCGDGGFHSVAAELETCKRENIPLIVVVLKDNAYGLIRRYHYKGFSRYEEVSTKFNDTDFALLAQAYGCRGFSATDEDSLSSALKTSLKSNQPSLIEVRVDYNLS, via the coding sequence ATGACGACAGGACAAGCTCTATGGAAGTACCTGGCCAATGTCGGAGTGGAATACATTTTTGGTATCATTGGTCGTGAATCTGAGAGCATGGAGGTTCCCGAGGCGGTTCCGAGGTTCGTTCTCTTTCATAATGAAATGTGTGCCGGGATTGCGGCTGAAGTTTATGGTCGAGTGAGCGGGCGTCCACAAGTGTGCTTTTCTACAATGGGACCAGGGGTAACAAATTTGTTAACGGGTGTTGCCTCGGCATTTAAGGATCGCTCCCCATTGCTTGCTGTTTCTGCTCAATCCGAAACATATGAACAACATCCCGACACACATCAGTATTTAGATAGTGTCGGCTTGATGGGACCAGTGACAAAAGGGGCATGGGAGGTGACCTCGGCGGAGGAACTGTACCCCATTTTGGACAAGGCATTTCAAAAAATGATTGAGCCAAGGAAAGGGCCCTGTTTCGTAAGTCTACCGGCTGACCTTTTTGCAGAGGAATATGCCCATCAGGAGCGAATGAGCACTGCGCAGAAGATTGAGCCGTATGTTGACTGGAGTGGGTTAGATGACTTTGTGAGAATTCTCGAAAATTCCTCTCAGCCGCTCATTGTATGCGGAAATGCCGCTCTTTACGGAGAGACGCCCGGTCTTGTCGAAAAGTTGGCATCAAGTATGAATATTCCGGTAGCAACTTCTCTAGCCGGAAAGGGAGTCATCAGTGAACGTCATCCCCTGTCGATGGGATGTTTTACGAAGTACATTGAGGAATTTTTTGATTACTCTCTAGGGAATGAAATTTTCGCGAAAGTGGATACGCTCATACTAGTCGGCTATGATCATGGGGAAGACCTAACCCCAAAGCTATGGAAGAGCAACCCACCAAAGCAAATATTGCGAATTAATCCTGTCGATGATGGGTTGGAGAGCCTTTTTCCTGAGAGCTGTTTGATCGTAGACCCAGAGCTTGATCGGCCCATCAGGGAGATACTCAACAGGGTCTCCTCGAAAAAAGAGCTAGGGATAGATGTGGCTCGGCTTAGGTCGCTTCGAGATGCGCGAGCAGGAGAAAATTTCACGACGGGCACGAACTGTATGTCCCCGTTCAGAGCGGTTCGGGTGGTGCAAAACGGCCTCCCCGAGGAGGCCCTTGTGACCGTTGATGTTGGTCTTCACAAGCACATCTGTGGTCAAATTTTTGAATCCGCCAGGCCATTATCCTACATTGGATCCAACGGATTGGCGACTATGGGTTTTGGATTGCCAGCGGCGATTGGTGCAAAACTCGCTCATCCTGATCGACCGGTCTTGACCTTTTGTGGCGATGGGGGATTTCACTCTGTAGCGGCCGAATTGGAAACTTGTAAGCGGGAAAACATTCCCCTGATTGTTGTGGTCCTAAAGGACAATGCTTATGGGCTTATTCGGAGATACCACTATAAGGGATTCAGTCGCTATGAAGAGGTTTCTACCAAATTTAATGACACTGATTTCGCCCTTCTGGCTCAGGCTTATGGGTGTAGAGGGTTTTCTGCCACAGACGAGGACAGTCTTAGCAGTGCGCTAAAAACATCATTAAAAAGCAACCAGCCCTCACTGATAGAAGTGAGGGTGGATTATAATTTATCCTAA
- a CDS encoding radical SAM protein, which produces MYLNIDQIQSIHIEPTSRCNLLCPKCARTYHGAKAPSLPIADLEWGAGIDGLFTEKLSRQLKLVMYCGNYGDPAASPHICRFLEELLSRGVKFQALYSNGSLKSPDWWRHLSGLLKNRGQLIFSIDGLEDTNSLYRVNSNWEKIEENLSAAVGGGCSVRWDFLVFHHNRHQIDDAIALARKLGVKEFNVKRSARYFHEHPLPNYDRTTDVRPEEEARIWDEPIAAQDLRDKKSFERYVRSTSVTCKTKHAEPSIYIDFQGAVWPCCWLPAAQYTVGDDIQKSQFDTLLDRYDPGFNSIIKHHIGEILSHPFFQSDLERFWLPDDRRLFVCGRTCGEAFEFTSMVGHKNSRLISLEDVKFS; this is translated from the coding sequence ATGTATCTAAATATTGATCAAATTCAAAGTATCCATATTGAACCGACAAGCAGGTGCAACCTTCTCTGCCCCAAGTGTGCGAGAACCTATCACGGCGCCAAAGCACCAAGCCTGCCGATAGCAGATCTTGAATGGGGTGCCGGCATTGACGGACTGTTTACGGAAAAACTATCCCGCCAGCTTAAATTGGTCATGTACTGTGGAAATTATGGAGATCCTGCCGCCTCACCTCATATCTGCAGATTTTTAGAAGAATTGCTTTCCCGGGGAGTAAAGTTTCAAGCCCTGTATTCAAACGGAAGCTTAAAATCGCCGGATTGGTGGCGACACCTCAGTGGCCTCTTAAAAAACCGAGGCCAACTGATTTTTTCGATTGATGGGTTAGAAGATACCAACTCTCTATACAGGGTAAATTCAAATTGGGAAAAAATAGAGGAAAATTTGTCGGCTGCTGTTGGTGGTGGGTGCTCTGTGCGATGGGATTTTTTGGTTTTCCACCACAATAGGCACCAGATTGATGATGCAATCGCCCTGGCGAGGAAACTTGGGGTAAAAGAATTCAATGTTAAACGAAGTGCACGTTATTTTCATGAGCACCCTTTACCGAACTACGACCGAACAACAGATGTTCGACCCGAAGAGGAGGCTAGAATCTGGGATGAACCCATCGCTGCTCAGGACCTAAGAGACAAAAAATCATTTGAGCGTTATGTCCGAAGTACTAGCGTCACCTGTAAGACGAAGCACGCAGAGCCCTCGATATACATAGACTTCCAAGGAGCTGTCTGGCCCTGCTGCTGGCTTCCTGCGGCACAGTATACCGTTGGTGATGACATACAAAAGTCTCAGTTCGATACGCTTTTAGACAGGTATGATCCTGGCTTTAATAGTATTATTAAACACCATATAGGGGAAATTCTGTCGCACCCCTTTTTCCAGTCGGACCTGGAGCGATTTTGGTTGCCGGACGACAGAAGACTGTTTGTCTGCGGCCGCACATGCGGGGAGGCCTTCGAATTCACTTCAATGGTGGGCCATAAAAATAGTCGCCTAATCTCCCTTGAGGATGTAAAATTTAGCTAA
- a CDS encoding twitch domain-containing radical SAM protein, translated as MTDKNDPKWCSLPWHHLMINPGGWVRPCCRFLLEELPSPAMHIGDDLSAVFAGDYMSRLRTDLIEKGSHPGCRKCYEEEDAKKALSHRQRSNQDRSTHDPINLDQPKLTFLEVSFSNICNLACRMCHPEYSTRWHKDYYQLVGEEYKSAYSYRFQIDHFRKILGDLKYIKFTGGEPLLIKEYEEILDAVIEVGNAKNIFLNYSTNLTIAPSPSLVDKWKKFKGIVFALSLDGVGPVIEYVRHPTKWKTVEQVIPILFSLSHQLPAVYSFRASVMPYNVLNIPETLLWWQGQAERHMKAPSKETNIINPTHIHYPEFLTLRVLPAEVKDFVSRKLLSVDIGPRENQAIRHLVNYMNGQDDSHLFPQFMSYTMALDELHGQSFLDVCPDIAGPILSLWQDRKLPAPADFIFRSVADASGE; from the coding sequence ATGACCGACAAAAATGATCCAAAATGGTGTAGTCTTCCCTGGCACCACCTGATGATTAATCCCGGGGGATGGGTTCGTCCCTGTTGCCGGTTTCTCCTGGAGGAGCTTCCAAGTCCCGCAATGCATATTGGTGATGACCTAAGTGCCGTGTTCGCTGGCGATTACATGAGCCGCCTGCGAACAGATTTGATCGAAAAGGGATCTCATCCAGGGTGCCGAAAATGCTACGAGGAGGAAGATGCCAAAAAAGCCTTAAGCCATCGACAGAGAAGCAATCAGGATAGAAGCACACACGATCCGATTAATCTTGACCAACCAAAACTTACCTTTTTGGAAGTTTCATTTAGCAACATTTGCAATCTTGCATGCCGGATGTGCCATCCTGAATACAGCACCCGATGGCATAAGGATTATTACCAATTAGTCGGCGAAGAGTATAAATCTGCCTATTCCTACAGGTTTCAAATAGATCACTTTCGTAAAATCTTGGGCGATCTGAAATACATTAAGTTCACAGGTGGGGAGCCCCTTTTAATCAAGGAATATGAGGAAATCCTGGATGCCGTGATTGAAGTGGGCAACGCCAAAAATATTTTTTTGAATTATTCCACTAACCTGACCATAGCACCAAGTCCTAGCCTCGTGGATAAGTGGAAAAAGTTTAAGGGGATTGTTTTCGCTCTTAGCCTCGATGGGGTAGGGCCTGTTATCGAGTATGTGCGGCACCCTACGAAATGGAAAACTGTCGAGCAAGTTATTCCGATCTTATTCTCTCTGTCTCACCAGCTTCCCGCTGTTTACTCCTTCAGAGCCTCCGTTATGCCCTATAACGTCCTAAATATTCCGGAAACATTGTTGTGGTGGCAAGGTCAAGCTGAGAGACATATGAAAGCGCCCTCTAAAGAGACCAATATCATCAACCCAACTCATATTCACTACCCGGAATTTCTGACGCTTCGAGTTCTCCCGGCTGAGGTTAAAGACTTCGTTTCTCGGAAACTATTGTCCGTTGATATTGGGCCCAGGGAAAATCAGGCGATCAGACACCTTGTAAATTACATGAACGGACAAGATGACTCTCATCTTTTTCCGCAATTTATGTCCTACACTATGGCCCTTGATGAACTTCATGGACAGTCATTTCTCGATGTCTGTCCCGACATTGCGGGCCCCATACTGTCGCTATGGCAAGATCGCAAGCTTCCTGCACCCGCAGATTTCATTTTTCGATCAGTTGCCGACGCCTCTGGAGAGTAA
- a CDS encoding acyl--CoA ligase, with product MKSRELFETYFEVLRHSQLTVYNPVASLEFPVDQFILAIKEVETLLNSKLEGSESRVGIIAGNSPFFLSTLLGIWASHRSAVLISPSLRMSEALKLSEVANLKHFFICNAYHATWTKQSSFPSIDKVSSLNYDVVSLYRSLTHVAPSDGLIGEEAVVLFSSGSTAQPKGIRISSKNLLTNIVATNKILPLVDGDECLPLSPMSHAAGLRFSLSALISSAHLHTVGVPCFPDVANMLVSKGSITHVSANPYIISGLLERGLGGSRYPCPNLRAMTTGGGPIKKNLVRRFYECLPHATLTHLYGLSEATSVVAGGILSPDETAVNVGKFVDSVEMKVTDDQELWLRGDSLMLGYLNENPWPRDEWFPTGDLVEIDEVGNLSITGRKKNIVVRAGRNVNPVEIEAALAEHQGCEDSFVFGVDSEEDRGEDLVAFVVSRDKSLRPEDFISSLRDRLSSYKVPSELYIVDKIERTPMRKVIKESVLREYSMLKRKSGE from the coding sequence GTGAAATCTAGAGAATTGTTTGAGACATATTTTGAAGTTCTTCGCCACTCCCAATTGACGGTCTACAATCCTGTTGCCAGCTTAGAATTTCCAGTAGACCAGTTTATTTTGGCCATAAAGGAAGTGGAAACTCTTTTGAATTCCAAACTAGAGGGTTCTGAGTCTCGTGTTGGGATCATTGCCGGAAATTCACCTTTTTTTCTAAGCACGTTACTTGGAATTTGGGCGAGCCATCGGTCAGCCGTTTTAATTAGCCCAAGCCTTAGGATGAGCGAGGCCCTGAAGCTATCTGAAGTTGCGAATCTAAAGCATTTTTTTATTTGTAATGCGTATCACGCAACCTGGACAAAACAGTCCAGTTTTCCCTCGATAGATAAAGTTTCGTCGCTCAATTACGACGTCGTTTCGCTTTATCGGTCCCTAACTCATGTTGCGCCCTCTGATGGGCTTATCGGCGAGGAGGCTGTCGTTTTATTCTCAAGCGGATCCACGGCCCAGCCAAAAGGCATTCGCATTTCATCCAAAAATCTCCTTACGAACATCGTTGCCACAAACAAGATACTTCCTTTGGTCGATGGGGATGAGTGCCTACCCCTATCGCCCATGTCACATGCCGCTGGGTTGCGATTTTCGCTTTCCGCGCTTATATCCTCTGCACATCTTCATACCGTTGGAGTTCCGTGTTTTCCAGATGTTGCCAACATGTTAGTTTCTAAGGGGTCCATTACGCATGTTTCCGCAAATCCATACATAATTTCAGGCCTGCTAGAACGCGGCCTTGGCGGCTCACGGTACCCCTGCCCCAACTTACGAGCAATGACTACTGGTGGAGGGCCAATAAAGAAGAATCTTGTCAGGAGATTCTACGAGTGCCTACCTCATGCAACGCTGACTCATCTTTATGGATTGTCGGAGGCGACCTCCGTGGTAGCGGGTGGAATACTTTCCCCAGATGAAACGGCTGTTAATGTGGGTAAATTCGTTGATTCAGTTGAAATGAAAGTTACTGACGATCAGGAGCTTTGGCTGAGGGGTGACAGCTTGATGCTTGGCTATCTCAATGAAAACCCCTGGCCCCGGGACGAGTGGTTTCCCACCGGCGATCTGGTTGAGATCGACGAAGTCGGAAACCTGTCTATTACTGGCCGAAAAAAGAACATTGTTGTTCGCGCCGGCAGAAACGTCAACCCTGTCGAAATAGAGGCTGCCCTGGCCGAGCATCAAGGCTGCGAGGATTCTTTCGTTTTCGGTGTCGATAGCGAGGAGGATCGTGGAGAGGATCTTGTCGCGTTTGTGGTCTCACGAGATAAGTCGCTTCGCCCGGAGGACTTTATCTCGTCTTTGAGAGATCGGCTTTCTTCATATAAAGTTCCTAGTGAACTATATATTGTCGATAAGATTGAGCGCACTCCAATGAGGAAAGTTATTAAAGAATCCGTTCTTCGCGAGTATAGTATGCTTAAAAGGAAATCTGGGGAATAG
- a CDS encoding B12-binding domain-containing radical SAM protein, giving the protein MDLIVCSLPKSNCDSPLLGPCVVSAAAKASGFSSKVLDFNIQLYRHLKETGTTDAQWIELDYTFQDQNLFDEFVQRREIDLLINSWVDQIRDEKPKFVGITAFSKSNTRMIRYFCQLLRAAYPAGRIILGGPESYFCGENLARAGLVDKVVSGYGESAIIATLSRGATGPPLHSGEPAITKSPTFFCSPDYSDLDMSLYRGGFLSVSASRGCLRKCQFCAVYSVWGPLVNRKAEDVVGEMRHGFEKYNITKFHFTDSTFNGSIEHQREICRQLIKVPHQFEWQAFVNILPKRKSNSDDIHLLSNAGCRLLKVGVESGSERLRREMGKPFTNQELFLFLEELGKTEIRCDLFFMVGYPSETEEEFVMTMDLISELRQFQGSIAHLRVAPTTVHEGTKLWANKDTSPASFSESKDTNSDLSAQSSRFERYQSLRNHIFQSGFKIRHLEDIRMQLSVKRGLV; this is encoded by the coding sequence GTGGACCTGATTGTTTGCTCGCTTCCAAAATCAAATTGTGACAGCCCACTCCTCGGACCGTGTGTCGTTTCGGCTGCAGCCAAGGCAAGTGGCTTTAGCTCAAAAGTATTGGATTTTAACATTCAACTTTATCGACATCTCAAAGAAACGGGGACAACTGACGCTCAGTGGATAGAGCTGGACTATACGTTTCAGGATCAGAATTTGTTTGATGAATTCGTGCAGCGTCGAGAAATTGACCTCCTGATCAACAGCTGGGTAGACCAGATTAGGGATGAAAAACCCAAGTTTGTGGGAATTACGGCCTTCTCCAAGTCAAACACTCGGATGATTAGATATTTTTGCCAACTTTTACGGGCTGCCTATCCGGCGGGTAGAATTATCTTAGGCGGACCGGAGAGCTACTTTTGTGGCGAAAATTTAGCGAGGGCTGGTCTCGTTGACAAGGTTGTGAGCGGATACGGCGAATCAGCAATTATTGCCACGCTCAGCAGAGGCGCGACGGGGCCACCCCTTCACAGCGGAGAACCTGCCATCACCAAGTCGCCCACTTTCTTCTGCAGCCCAGATTACTCAGACCTGGACATGAGCCTGTATCGTGGCGGCTTCCTTTCAGTTTCAGCCTCTAGAGGATGCCTGCGGAAATGTCAATTTTGCGCCGTTTACTCCGTTTGGGGCCCCTTGGTGAACAGGAAGGCTGAGGACGTTGTGGGGGAAATGCGGCATGGCTTTGAGAAATATAACATAACAAAATTTCACTTCACCGACAGCACCTTTAATGGGTCAATTGAACACCAAAGGGAAATTTGTCGACAGCTGATAAAAGTGCCCCATCAGTTTGAATGGCAGGCCTTTGTAAATATTTTGCCAAAAAGGAAATCCAACTCTGACGACATACACCTACTTTCTAATGCGGGCTGCCGGTTGCTAAAGGTGGGCGTTGAATCCGGTAGCGAGCGCTTGCGCCGGGAAATGGGAAAACCTTTCACCAACCAGGAACTTTTTTTGTTTTTGGAAGAGCTGGGGAAAACGGAAATTCGTTGTGATTTGTTTTTTATGGTCGGTTACCCAAGTGAAACAGAGGAAGAATTTGTCATGACGATGGATCTCATTTCTGAATTGCGCCAGTTCCAAGGATCTATCGCCCACCTAAGAGTTGCTCCAACTACTGTTCACGAGGGCACTAAGTTGTGGGCAAACAAGGACACGTCGCCAGCCTCATTCAGCGAATCGAAAGATACGAATTCAGACCTATCCGCTCAGTCCAGCAGATTCGAGAGATACCAATCCCTACGTAACCACATCTTCCAGAGCGGATTTAAGATTCGCCATCTGGAAGACATCAGAATGCAGTTGTCTGTGAAAAGGGGACTCGTTTGA
- a CDS encoding radical SAM protein, with product MYKSDEVKTVHLEITTKCNATCPMCLRAVLGGKINPQLPLVELSLLDIQKIMPEPFVKQLGRIYLCGNYGDPILAQETLEVLQYFRRVNPEVRLDIFTNGSARSEHWWRQAASVVDLCRFGIDGLEDTNHIYRRGTKWPLLMRNVEAFISAGGSAHWDFIVFRHNEHQVELARSLSEEMGFKGFQVKKTGRFFCNTRSVVKDRQEVLSSTGDLEYHIEMPRNPEFVNASLAQESRIEKDHGSLRNFLEKVKIHCKVAKEKSIYVSGEGHVFPCCWTANQLYPWYRKPKTGEIWSLLGQLPKGLDDLDGRRRPISEIIDGEFFQKLIPGGWEKPTFADGKIYVCAKTCGSREFDPFKAQFH from the coding sequence ATGTACAAATCTGACGAAGTAAAAACTGTCCATTTGGAAATCACCACTAAGTGTAATGCTACCTGTCCCATGTGTTTGCGCGCGGTGCTTGGCGGAAAGATTAATCCTCAACTTCCATTGGTTGAATTGAGCTTACTGGACATCCAGAAGATTATGCCGGAACCCTTTGTTAAGCAGCTCGGCCGCATTTACTTGTGCGGAAACTACGGCGATCCCATTCTTGCACAAGAGACCCTCGAAGTTCTTCAGTATTTTCGCCGCGTCAACCCAGAAGTCCGTCTCGATATCTTCACCAATGGGTCGGCCCGAAGTGAACACTGGTGGCGGCAGGCCGCTTCGGTCGTGGACCTTTGCAGGTTTGGCATCGACGGTTTGGAAGACACAAACCATATCTACAGACGGGGGACGAAGTGGCCACTTCTCATGCGTAACGTGGAAGCATTTATTAGCGCCGGCGGATCTGCTCACTGGGACTTTATCGTATTTCGCCACAATGAACACCAAGTTGAGCTCGCCAGAAGCCTAAGCGAGGAGATGGGATTCAAGGGCTTTCAAGTTAAGAAGACTGGGCGCTTTTTTTGCAACACCCGCTCTGTTGTCAAGGATCGACAAGAGGTTCTATCCTCCACTGGCGATTTGGAATATCATATTGAAATGCCTCGAAATCCTGAGTTTGTTAACGCCTCACTTGCCCAGGAATCCAGGATTGAGAAAGACCATGGGAGCCTTAGAAATTTTCTAGAAAAGGTAAAGATCCACTGCAAGGTCGCCAAGGAAAAGAGCATCTATGTCAGTGGCGAGGGACATGTTTTTCCCTGTTGCTGGACCGCCAATCAGCTTTACCCTTGGTACCGCAAACCAAAGACCGGGGAAATCTGGAGCCTGCTCGGGCAATTGCCAAAAGGGCTGGATGACCTTGACGGTCGCCGACGCCCAATCTCAGAAATCATTGACGGTGAGTTTTTCCAGAAGCTAATCCCCGGAGGGTGGGAAAAACCCACTTTTGCCGATGGGAAAATTTACGTCTGTGCCAAAACCTGCGGCAGCCGCGAGTTTGATCCCTTTAAAGCACAATTTCATTAG